A stretch of Aeromicrobium tamlense DNA encodes these proteins:
- a CDS encoding response regulator transcription factor encodes MSEPIRVFLLDDHEVVRRGVGDLLEDSGAITVVGQAGTVGEAATQIESLQPDVAVLDARLPDGSGIELCRRVRIMAPRTSVLILTSYEDDEALFDAIMAGASGFLLKQVRGNDLVDAVQRVAAGQSLLDPAMTRAVLDRLRRQDEPDPLAELTAQERKVFDELRLGRSNREIAETLFLSEKTVKNYVSTVLSKLGLERRAQVAAWDR; translated from the coding sequence GTGAGCGAACCCATCCGCGTCTTCCTGCTGGACGACCACGAGGTCGTGCGGCGCGGCGTCGGCGACCTGCTCGAGGACTCGGGCGCCATCACGGTGGTCGGTCAGGCCGGCACCGTCGGCGAGGCCGCCACGCAGATCGAGAGCCTCCAGCCCGACGTCGCCGTCCTCGACGCGCGCCTGCCCGACGGCTCGGGCATCGAGCTGTGCCGCCGCGTGCGGATCATGGCGCCGCGCACCTCGGTGCTGATCCTGACCTCGTACGAGGACGACGAGGCGCTCTTCGACGCGATCATGGCGGGCGCCTCGGGATTCCTGCTCAAGCAGGTGCGCGGCAACGACCTGGTCGACGCGGTGCAGCGGGTCGCCGCCGGACAGTCGCTGCTCGACCCCGCCATGACCCGCGCGGTGCTCGACCGGCTGCGCCGCCAGGACGAGCCCGACCCGCTCGCCGAGCTCACCGCGCAGGAGCGCAAGGTCTTCGACGAGCTGCGCCTCGGCCGCTCCAACCGCGAGATCGCCGAGACCCTCTTCCTCTCGGAGAAGACGGTGAAGAACTACGTCTCCACCGTCCTGTCCAAGCTCGGCCTCGAGCGCCGCGCCCAGGTCGCCGCCTGGGATCGCTGA
- a CDS encoding ABC transporter ATP-binding protein/permease encodes MRYPGRSVIQQSHGLQRFMLLLGVGLILFFLVLAIFAPWIAPYDFNQVRGDDGVLFGTQQPPSADHLFGTTVGGADVLSRVVYGARTAMEVIVLAVIVSSVIGVPLGLVSGYLGGWLDKTLVLIMDALYSFPSLLLAIVVSIVVSGGSSGALGGIASAAISITVIFIPQYYRVIRNATVSVKTEPYVDAAKVVGVRTPRVLFRHILSNVAQTLPVIATLNASEAILTLAALGFLGFGIEPSAAAEWGYDLNKAMPDATNDIWWTGLYPGLAIVLVVLGVTLLGESLNDITNPLLRTRAADKAEGELEVELAEDVSAAPELGDDLAGTSAGAEPPHRTAVLSLSDLRISFGTDAGRVVAVDGVGFDVEPGEVVAVVGESGSGKSVTSRAVMGLLPGTAKVDGSAVLRTGGDGERELIGMSPQALRPIRGDEISMVFQEPSTALDPVRTVGWQIIEAIRAHRETSKSEAKKRAIELLELVGLPDPERRVDYYPHQLSGGQKQRVVIAIAIACEPDVIVADEPTTALDVTVQAAILELLLDLRNRLGTAIVLITHNMGVVADIADRVVVMYRGKIVEQAPVDRLFSAPEHPYTRALLESVPHLGRPKVVEGETGPAPLENAPVVLDLEDIVVEFPGGWGEPTFRAVDHVSLQVHRGEVLGLVGESGSGKSTLGRTAVGLQQPTSGIVRVGGEQISGLSDAELRPFRKRFGFVFQDPASSLNPRMSILDCIAEPLRVHTDLSDAQVREKVQGLLDSVELPRDFAERYPHELSGGQRQRISLARALALEPDLLIADEPTSALDVSVQARVLELFLDLQQRLQFACLFITHDLAVVDRLANRVAVMQRGRLVELGPRDQVLRRPTEDYTRSLIAAVPVPDPVEQRRRRAERGDLLTGA; translated from the coding sequence ATGCGCTACCCCGGTCGCTCCGTCATCCAGCAGTCCCACGGCCTGCAGCGGTTCATGCTGCTGCTCGGCGTCGGGCTGATCCTGTTCTTCCTCGTGCTCGCGATCTTCGCGCCGTGGATCGCGCCCTACGACTTCAACCAGGTGCGCGGCGACGACGGCGTCCTGTTCGGCACGCAGCAGCCACCGAGCGCCGACCACCTGTTCGGCACCACCGTCGGCGGCGCCGACGTGCTGTCGCGCGTGGTCTACGGCGCCCGCACGGCGATGGAGGTCATCGTCCTGGCCGTGATCGTCTCGAGCGTGATCGGCGTGCCGCTCGGCCTCGTCTCGGGCTACCTGGGCGGCTGGCTCGACAAGACGCTCGTGCTGATCATGGACGCGCTGTACTCGTTCCCGTCGCTGCTGCTGGCGATCGTCGTGTCGATCGTGGTCTCGGGCGGCTCGAGCGGCGCGCTCGGCGGCATCGCGTCGGCGGCGATCTCGATCACCGTCATCTTCATCCCGCAGTACTACCGCGTGATCCGCAACGCGACCGTCTCGGTGAAGACCGAGCCGTACGTCGACGCCGCGAAGGTCGTGGGCGTGCGCACCCCGCGGGTCCTGTTCCGCCACATCCTGTCCAACGTCGCGCAGACGCTGCCGGTCATCGCCACCCTGAACGCGTCGGAGGCCATCCTGACCCTCGCGGCCCTGGGCTTCCTGGGCTTCGGCATCGAGCCGTCGGCCGCGGCCGAGTGGGGCTACGACCTCAACAAGGCGATGCCCGACGCGACCAACGACATCTGGTGGACGGGCCTCTACCCGGGCCTGGCGATCGTGCTGGTCGTCCTCGGCGTGACGCTGCTCGGCGAGAGCCTCAACGACATCACCAACCCGCTGCTGCGCACGCGCGCCGCCGACAAGGCCGAGGGCGAGCTCGAGGTCGAGCTGGCCGAGGACGTCTCGGCCGCGCCCGAGCTGGGCGACGACCTGGCCGGGACCTCCGCCGGCGCGGAGCCGCCCCACCGGACGGCGGTCCTGTCGCTGTCCGACCTCCGGATCAGCTTCGGCACGGACGCGGGACGCGTGGTCGCGGTGGACGGCGTCGGCTTCGACGTCGAGCCGGGCGAGGTCGTCGCCGTGGTCGGCGAGTCCGGCTCGGGCAAGTCGGTCACCTCGCGTGCCGTCATGGGTCTGCTGCCCGGCACGGCCAAGGTCGATGGCTCGGCGGTCCTGCGCACGGGTGGCGACGGCGAGCGCGAGCTCATCGGCATGAGCCCGCAGGCGCTGCGGCCGATCCGCGGCGACGAGATCTCCATGGTGTTCCAGGAGCCCTCGACCGCGCTCGACCCCGTGCGCACCGTGGGCTGGCAGATCATCGAGGCGATCCGCGCCCACCGCGAGACCAGCAAGTCGGAGGCGAAGAAGCGTGCGATCGAGCTGCTCGAGCTGGTCGGCCTCCCCGACCCCGAGCGGCGCGTCGACTACTACCCGCACCAACTGTCCGGCGGGCAGAAGCAGCGCGTGGTCATCGCGATCGCGATCGCCTGCGAGCCCGACGTGATCGTCGCCGACGAGCCCACCACGGCCCTCGACGTGACGGTGCAGGCCGCGATCCTCGAGCTGCTGCTCGACCTGCGGAACCGGCTGGGCACCGCGATCGTGCTGATCACGCACAACATGGGCGTCGTCGCCGACATCGCCGACCGCGTCGTGGTCATGTACCGCGGCAAGATCGTCGAGCAGGCACCGGTCGACCGGCTGTTCTCCGCGCCGGAGCACCCGTACACGCGGGCGCTGCTGGAGTCGGTCCCTCACCTCGGCCGGCCGAAGGTCGTCGAGGGCGAGACGGGCCCGGCGCCGCTGGAGAACGCGCCCGTCGTGCTCGACCTCGAGGACATCGTGGTGGAGTTCCCGGGCGGCTGGGGCGAGCCCACCTTCCGCGCCGTCGACCACGTGAGCCTGCAGGTGCACCGCGGAGAGGTGCTCGGTCTCGTGGGCGAGTCCGGATCGGGCAAGTCCACGCTGGGCCGCACCGCCGTGGGCCTGCAGCAGCCGACTTCGGGCATCGTGCGCGTGGGCGGCGAGCAGATCTCGGGGCTGAGCGACGCCGAGCTGCGGCCGTTCCGCAAGCGGTTCGGGTTCGTGTTCCAGGACCCGGCCTCGTCGCTGAACCCGCGGATGTCGATCCTCGACTGCATCGCCGAGCCGCTGCGGGTGCACACCGACCTCTCCGATGCGCAGGTGAGGGAGAAGGTCCAGGGCCTGCTCGACTCGGTGGAGCTGCCGCGCGACTTCGCCGAGCGCTACCCGCACGAGCTCTCGGGTGGTCAGCGCCAGCGCATCAGCCTGGCCCGCGCCCTGGCGCTCGAGCCCGATCTGCTCATCGCGGACGAGCCGACCTCGGCGCTCGACGTCTCGGTGCAGGCGCGCGTGCTGGAGCTGTTCCTCGACCTGCAGCAGCGCCTGCAGTTCGCGTGCCTGTTCATCACGCACGATCTCGCCGTGGTGGACCGGCTCGCGAACCGGGTGGCGGTCATGCAGCGCGGGCGACTGGTGGAGCTCGGCCCCCGCGACCAGGTGCTGCGCCGGCCGACCGAGGACTACACGCGCAGCCTCATCGCGGCCGTGCCCGTGCCTGACCCGGTGGAGCAGCGCCGTCGTCGCGCCGAGCGCGGCGACCTCCTCACCGGGGCCTGA
- a CDS encoding ABC transporter permease — protein MTTDVLVAADTPSAEPPGRRGGLSPLARYLLIRLALIVPMLWVLVTVVFFLMRVIGDPITAAQGGRLTPEQIAERKAEAGLDRPILVQYVEYLGNILRGDFGTTLTDNREVTDILIVNGAATLELTFWALLVAFSVGIPLGRIAARHRDRGPDVLLRLFAIVAYAAPVFFVGLLLKLAVAPFGWPTSGRASTATELTLAKVEPQTNIMIIDAILWGEPEYIWDVLQHAVLPAIALGLLTGGIFLRLVRVNLLQTLRADYVTAARARGVSERQVERKHAFRNALVPVVTVMGMQIAILLGGAVLTETTFEWKGIGYELAQYLIRRDFLAVQGIVTAIAFIVCIASFLIDAIVALVDPRVRF, from the coding sequence GTGACCACAGACGTCCTCGTCGCCGCCGACACACCGTCGGCCGAACCCCCCGGTCGCCGCGGCGGCCTCAGCCCGCTCGCGCGGTACCTGTTGATCCGGCTGGCGCTCATCGTCCCCATGCTGTGGGTGCTCGTCACCGTCGTGTTCTTCCTGATGCGCGTGATCGGCGACCCGATCACCGCGGCGCAGGGCGGCCGGCTCACTCCCGAGCAGATCGCCGAGCGCAAGGCCGAGGCGGGCCTCGACCGGCCGATCCTCGTGCAGTACGTCGAGTACCTCGGCAACATCCTGCGCGGCGACTTCGGCACGACCCTCACGGACAACCGCGAGGTCACCGACATCCTCATCGTCAACGGCGCGGCCACCCTGGAGCTCACGTTCTGGGCGCTGCTCGTGGCGTTCAGCGTCGGCATCCCGCTGGGTCGCATCGCCGCGCGGCACCGCGACCGCGGGCCCGACGTGCTGCTGCGGCTCTTCGCGATCGTCGCCTACGCCGCGCCCGTCTTCTTCGTCGGCCTGCTGCTCAAGCTCGCCGTCGCGCCGTTCGGCTGGCCCACCTCGGGCCGGGCCTCGACGGCCACCGAGCTGACGCTCGCCAAGGTCGAGCCGCAGACGAACATCATGATCATCGACGCCATCCTGTGGGGCGAGCCCGAGTACATCTGGGACGTCCTGCAGCACGCCGTGCTGCCGGCGATCGCCCTGGGCCTGCTCACCGGCGGCATCTTCCTGCGCCTCGTGCGGGTGAACCTGCTGCAGACGCTGCGCGCGGACTACGTCACCGCGGCCCGCGCGCGCGGTGTCTCGGAGCGGCAGGTCGAGCGCAAGCACGCCTTCCGCAACGCGCTCGTCCCCGTCGTGACGGTGATGGGCATGCAGATCGCGATCCTGCTGGGTGGCGCGGTGCTGACCGAGACCACGTTCGAGTGGAAGGGCATCGGCTACGAGCTGGCGCAGTACCTGATCCGGCGCGACTTCCTCGCGGTGCAGGGCATCGTCACCGCGATCGCGTTCATCGTGTGCATCGCGAGCTTCCTCATCGACGCCATCGTGGCGCTCGTCGACCCCCGAGTGAGGTTCTGA
- a CDS encoding ABC transporter substrate-binding protein yields the protein MRRRVTVLATAALAGSVLAACGAGQNDDDSDAALIVGTTDKVVSIDPAGSYDNGSMAVQTQVYQYLLNFPAGSTELTPDAAEKCDFEKPTVYVCTMKDGLKFANGNELTASDVAFSFKRIVDINDPNGPASLLGAMESVEARDDKTVAFTLKAPNDQTFAQVLVTSAGPIVDEDTYPADGLLDDDAAVEANAFSGPYTIGEYKKNELAEFTVNPDYDGTYGEAKSDVTMRYYADSNNLKLDVEKGDIDVAYRSLTPTDIDSLKKSDDVTVHTGPGGELRYIVFNLKTMPGDDDAQKQAVRQAAAYLVNREEIASEVYKGTYTPAYSAVPEGQKGATEAFKDKYGDAPDQAAAKKTLDDAGVSTPVELNLQWNPDHYGGSSDQEYQAVKRQLEEGGLFTVNLQSTEWNTYSEERVKDAYPAFQLGWFPDFPDPDNYLTPFFAPNNFLQSHYEDDAMTKLLDAERVDADEASRDATLAKAQEMVADQVPILPLLTGAQVAVAGKDVKGVSDTLDPSFKFRFTALSK from the coding sequence ATGCGGCGACGCGTCACCGTCCTGGCGACCGCGGCACTGGCCGGCTCCGTGCTGGCGGCCTGCGGAGCGGGACAGAACGACGACGACAGCGATGCGGCCCTGATCGTGGGCACGACCGACAAGGTGGTCTCGATCGATCCGGCCGGCTCGTACGACAACGGCTCCATGGCGGTGCAGACGCAGGTCTACCAGTACCTGCTCAACTTCCCCGCGGGCAGCACCGAGCTGACCCCCGACGCGGCCGAGAAGTGCGACTTCGAGAAGCCGACGGTCTACGTGTGCACCATGAAGGACGGACTCAAGTTCGCCAACGGCAACGAGCTGACCGCGTCCGACGTGGCCTTCTCGTTCAAGCGGATCGTGGACATCAACGACCCCAACGGCCCGGCCTCGCTGCTCGGCGCGATGGAGTCGGTGGAGGCGCGTGACGACAAGACCGTCGCGTTCACCCTCAAGGCACCCAACGACCAGACCTTCGCCCAGGTGCTCGTGACCTCGGCCGGCCCGATCGTCGACGAGGACACGTACCCCGCCGACGGCCTGCTGGACGACGACGCCGCGGTCGAGGCCAACGCATTCTCCGGTCCGTACACGATCGGCGAGTACAAGAAGAACGAGCTGGCCGAGTTCACGGTCAACCCGGACTACGACGGCACGTACGGCGAGGCCAAGTCCGACGTGACGATGCGCTACTACGCCGACTCGAACAACCTCAAGCTCGACGTGGAGAAGGGCGACATCGACGTCGCGTACCGCTCGCTGACGCCGACCGACATCGACAGCCTCAAGAAGTCCGACGACGTCACGGTCCACACCGGACCCGGCGGCGAGCTCCGCTACATCGTGTTCAACCTCAAGACGATGCCCGGCGACGACGACGCCCAGAAGCAGGCCGTCCGCCAGGCCGCGGCCTACCTCGTGAACCGCGAGGAGATCGCCTCGGAGGTCTACAAGGGCACCTACACGCCGGCCTACTCGGCCGTCCCCGAGGGCCAGAAGGGCGCCACCGAGGCGTTCAAGGACAAGTACGGCGACGCGCCCGACCAGGCCGCCGCGAAGAAGACCCTCGACGACGCCGGCGTCTCGACGCCCGTCGAGCTCAACCTCCAGTGGAACCCCGACCACTACGGCGGCAGCTCCGACCAGGAGTACCAGGCGGTCAAGCGCCAGCTGGAGGAAGGCGGACTGTTCACGGTCAACCTGCAGTCGACGGAGTGGAACACCTACTCCGAGGAGCGCGTGAAGGACGCCTACCCGGCGTTCCAGCTGGGCTGGTTCCCGGACTTCCCGGATCCCGACAACTACCTGACGCCGTTCTTCGCGCCGAACAACTTCCTCCAGTCGCACTACGAGGACGACGCGATGACCAAGCTGCTCGACGCCGAGCGCGTGGACGCCGACGAGGCCTCGCGTGACGCGACGCTCGCGAAGGCGCAGGAGATGGTGGCCGACCAGGTCCCGATCCTGCCGCTGCTCACGGGCGCCCAGGTGGCCGTCGCCGGCAAGGACGTGAAGGGCGTGAGCGACACGCTCGACCCGTCGTTCAAGTTCCGGTTCACGGCACTGTCGAAGTAA
- the glyA gene encoding serine hydroxymethyltransferase encodes MSHDQHLADFDPDIAALLDAELVRQQTTLEMIASENFAPVAALEAQGSVLTNKYAEGYPGKRYYGGCEFVDQVEQLAIDRLKQLFDADYANVQPHSGASANAAALHAIATAGDTILGLDLANGGHLTHGMKLNFSGRLYNPIPYHVIPETGLVDMDEVRALAIEHRPRVIIAGWSAYPRQLDFAAFRAIADEVDAILWVDMAHFAGLVATGLHPSPLPHAHIVTTTTHKTLGGPRGGAILTNDETIAKKMRSAVFPGQQGGPLEHVIAAKAVAFKMALQPEFAERQQRTIEGARILAERLLADDAVAAGIQVLSGGTDVHLVLVDLRNSELDGQQAEDRLHEVGITVNRNAVPNDPRPPMVTSGLRIGTPALATRGFGADEFREVAEIIAAALQPGEVDIEGLRKRTHVLAERFPLYPGLKPFTS; translated from the coding sequence ATGAGCCACGACCAGCATCTCGCCGATTTCGATCCCGACATCGCCGCGCTCCTCGACGCCGAGCTGGTCCGCCAGCAGACGACGCTCGAGATGATCGCTTCGGAGAACTTCGCTCCCGTCGCCGCCCTCGAGGCGCAGGGCAGCGTGCTCACGAACAAGTACGCCGAGGGCTACCCCGGCAAGCGCTACTACGGCGGCTGCGAGTTCGTCGACCAGGTCGAGCAGCTGGCCATCGACCGGCTCAAGCAGCTCTTCGACGCGGACTACGCCAACGTGCAGCCCCACTCGGGCGCCTCGGCCAACGCCGCCGCCCTGCACGCCATCGCCACCGCGGGCGACACGATCCTGGGCCTCGACCTGGCCAACGGCGGTCACCTCACGCACGGCATGAAGCTGAACTTCTCCGGGCGCCTCTACAACCCGATCCCCTACCACGTGATCCCCGAGACCGGCCTGGTCGACATGGACGAGGTGCGCGCGCTCGCGATCGAGCACCGCCCCCGCGTGATCATCGCCGGCTGGTCGGCGTACCCCCGTCAGCTCGACTTCGCCGCGTTCCGCGCGATCGCCGACGAGGTCGACGCGATCCTGTGGGTCGACATGGCGCACTTCGCCGGCCTCGTGGCCACGGGCCTGCACCCCAGCCCGCTGCCCCACGCGCACATCGTCACCACCACCACGCACAAGACCCTCGGCGGCCCGCGTGGCGGCGCGATCCTCACGAACGACGAGACGATCGCCAAGAAGATGCGCTCGGCCGTGTTCCCCGGCCAGCAGGGCGGCCCGCTCGAGCACGTCATCGCCGCGAAGGCCGTGGCCTTCAAGATGGCGCTGCAGCCCGAGTTCGCCGAGCGTCAGCAGCGCACGATCGAGGGTGCGCGCATCCTCGCCGAGCGTCTGCTCGCCGACGACGCGGTGGCCGCGGGCATCCAGGTCCTCAGCGGCGGCACCGACGTGCACCTCGTGCTCGTCGACCTGCGCAACTCCGAGCTCGACGGCCAGCAGGCCGAGGACCGCCTCCACGAGGTCGGCATCACGGTCAACCGCAACGCGGTCCCGAACGACCCGCGTCCCCCGATGGTGACCTCGGGCCTGCGCATCGGCACGCCGGCCCTGGCCACGCGTGGCTTCGGCGCCGACGAGTTCCGCGAGGTCGCCGAGATCATCGCCGCGGCGCTCCAGCCGGGCGAGGTCGACATCGAGGGTCTGCGCAAGCGCACCCACGTGCTCGCCGAGCGCTTCCCGCTCTACCCCGGCCTCAAGCCGTTCACGTCGTGA
- a CDS encoding SURF1 family protein — translation MNDRPGVGAWFRPAVLGLHLFAIAAIGFCLFMGTWQLGAYDQRQEDERAEQGETAAAVPLESVWAPGDVFTTDQDQRPVTVTGTFRPAAEQLWVTDREQGGATGVWLLAPVTVGDAQLMVVRGWAPEAPATFPDVPVGEVSFEAVLQPGEESASGWDPAARTIGSVRIPTLLNELGYADLWSGFAISTDPAVAGGLDVAEVPEADVSWTAGGRNLGYGLQWWVFAAFALFMWWRMAREMVLGRDR, via the coding sequence GTGAACGACCGGCCGGGGGTGGGTGCGTGGTTCCGCCCGGCCGTCCTCGGCCTGCACCTGTTCGCCATCGCGGCGATCGGGTTCTGCCTGTTCATGGGCACGTGGCAGCTCGGTGCGTACGACCAGCGGCAGGAGGACGAGCGCGCCGAGCAGGGTGAGACCGCCGCGGCGGTCCCCCTCGAGTCGGTGTGGGCACCCGGAGACGTCTTCACCACCGACCAGGACCAGCGCCCGGTCACGGTGACCGGCACGTTCCGTCCCGCGGCCGAGCAGCTCTGGGTCACCGACCGTGAACAGGGCGGTGCCACCGGCGTGTGGCTGCTGGCGCCCGTCACGGTGGGAGACGCCCAGCTGATGGTCGTGCGCGGCTGGGCTCCCGAGGCCCCCGCGACGTTCCCCGACGTCCCGGTCGGCGAGGTCTCGTTCGAGGCCGTGCTGCAGCCGGGCGAGGAGTCCGCCTCCGGCTGGGACCCCGCCGCGCGCACGATCGGATCGGTCCGCATCCCCACGCTGCTCAATGAGCTCGGCTACGCGGACCTGTGGTCGGGCTTCGCGATCTCCACCGACCCGGCCGTGGCCGGCGGCCTCGACGTGGCCGAGGTCCCGGAGGCCGACGTGTCGTGGACCGCCGGCGGCCGCAACCTCGGATACGGCCTGCAATGGTGGGTCTTCGCGGCCTTCGCGCTGTTCATGTGGTGGCGCATGGCGCGTGAGATGGTGCTTGGCCGAGATCGATAG
- a CDS encoding DUF3817 domain-containing protein, with protein MNDRLLRAYQVMATIVGLNLLIVMAGFIGKIATDEGSWWNRHQDTFLVIDQLHGFLFMVLIVLVARLTLREKWSWGYMLSVIVLACIPLVSFWSERRTTHRVHASRASAPATA; from the coding sequence GTGAACGACCGACTTCTGCGCGCCTACCAGGTCATGGCGACCATCGTGGGACTCAACCTCCTCATCGTGATGGCCGGCTTCATCGGCAAGATCGCCACCGACGAGGGCTCGTGGTGGAACCGCCACCAGGACACCTTCCTGGTGATCGACCAGCTGCACGGCTTCCTCTTCATGGTGCTGATCGTCCTGGTCGCCCGCCTGACCCTGCGCGAGAAGTGGTCGTGGGGCTACATGCTCAGCGTCATCGTCCTGGCGTGCATCCCGCTCGTGTCGTTCTGGTCCGAGCGCCGCACGACCCACCGCGTGCACGCCTCCCGGGCCTCCGCGCCCGCCACCGCCTGA
- a CDS encoding helix-turn-helix transcriptional regulator, with protein MRNHVPRLREERGWSQRRLADELGVSRQTVISIEKGRYDPSLPLAFRLAAAFDCRIEDLFEPDPAED; from the coding sequence ATGCGCAACCACGTCCCGCGGCTCCGCGAGGAGCGCGGCTGGTCGCAGCGCCGGCTCGCCGACGAGCTGGGCGTGTCGCGGCAGACCGTGATCTCGATCGAGAAGGGTCGCTACGACCCGTCGCTGCCGCTGGCGTTCCGGCTCGCGGCGGCGTTCGACTGTCGGATCGAGGACCTGTTCGAGCCCGACCCGGCCGAGGACTGA
- a CDS encoding type IV toxin-antitoxin system AbiEi family antitoxin domain-containing protein: protein MEPFFETLADRRGGYILRPDLLDLGVSDRQIKDALRQELIVRIRPGTYAPRGHADLSPEERHRLLAFAVQDKLPSGVVLSHQSASVIHSGVSYGLDLSQVHVTRLGRTTARAEAKVTHHGGTLPDEDIVEVDGHLLVVPGRAALETAVVAGTEAGLIQTSLALRHGVTPEELHERLGAMARWPGVAKVRLSVIWATPECETVGELRSLYMFRMGGVPVPRMQVEYFDANGVSLGRVDFDWEDFWHCGEFDGLLKYGRLNPYGGGNLGQVIVDEKRREDRIRETGRGMSRWVWSDLHSPRATCQRILAALEQSRRLHGRRSPTVLA from the coding sequence ATGGAGCCCTTCTTCGAGACCTTGGCCGATCGCCGAGGTGGTTACATCCTGCGTCCCGATCTGCTCGACCTGGGCGTGTCCGACCGCCAGATCAAGGACGCGCTCCGGCAGGAGCTCATCGTGCGAATTCGCCCGGGGACGTACGCGCCGCGCGGACACGCCGACCTCTCGCCGGAGGAGAGGCACCGGCTGCTGGCCTTCGCGGTGCAGGACAAGCTGCCCTCGGGAGTCGTGCTCAGCCACCAGTCCGCCTCGGTGATCCACAGCGGCGTCTCGTACGGCCTCGACCTGAGCCAGGTCCATGTGACGCGTCTGGGTCGGACGACCGCCCGTGCCGAGGCGAAGGTGACCCATCACGGGGGAACCCTGCCGGACGAGGACATCGTCGAGGTCGACGGGCACCTCCTCGTGGTCCCTGGGCGCGCCGCGCTCGAGACGGCGGTGGTCGCCGGCACGGAGGCCGGCCTCATCCAGACGTCCCTCGCGCTACGGCATGGTGTGACGCCGGAAGAGCTGCACGAGCGCCTCGGCGCGATGGCGCGATGGCCCGGCGTCGCCAAAGTTCGTCTGTCCGTCATCTGGGCCACCCCGGAGTGCGAGACCGTTGGGGAGCTCCGCTCCCTCTACATGTTTCGTATGGGCGGTGTCCCCGTTCCCCGGATGCAGGTGGAGTACTTCGACGCGAACGGAGTCTCGCTCGGTCGGGTGGACTTCGACTGGGAGGACTTCTGGCACTGCGGCGAGTTCGACGGCCTACTCAAGTACGGCCGTCTGAACCCGTACGGCGGCGGCAACCTCGGTCAGGTGATCGTCGACGAGAAGCGCCGCGAGGACCGCATTCGCGAGACGGGCCGTGGGATGAGCCGGTGGGTGTGGTCCGACCTGCACTCGCCTCGGGCTACCTGCCAGCGGATCCTGGCAGCCCTCGAGCAGTCGCGTCGCCTTCACGGCCGTCGCTCGCCCACCGTCCTCGCCTGA
- a CDS encoding enoyl-CoA hydratase/isomerase family protein, translating to MTVNLHSEGGVTTLTFSAPPVNLYSLEFHDEFDAALDRVEAEPPRVLVVRAGGKLVSGGVDVAQFHARTTKAATRELYDRMIELPERFAALDVPTIFVAHGLTLTWAFEVALACDVLLASEKAKFGLVERVIGLTPTMGGTQRLAGRAGVARAKEFVFTGAPFDAATLERWNVVNRVFAPDELDAGVAAFAADLASGPTRAFGAAKQILREFEASGVPGSIARTTEIAAELFDTEDLQHGMASFLADGPGNATFVGR from the coding sequence GTGACCGTCAACCTGCACTCCGAGGGTGGTGTGACAACGCTCACCTTCTCCGCCCCGCCCGTGAACCTGTACTCGCTGGAGTTCCACGATGAGTTCGACGCGGCCCTGGATCGCGTGGAGGCCGAGCCGCCCCGCGTGCTGGTGGTGCGCGCCGGGGGCAAGCTCGTGTCCGGCGGCGTCGACGTGGCGCAGTTCCACGCCCGCACCACCAAGGCCGCCACGCGCGAGCTCTACGACCGGATGATCGAGCTGCCCGAGCGGTTCGCGGCGCTGGACGTTCCCACGATCTTCGTCGCGCACGGCCTGACGCTGACGTGGGCGTTCGAGGTCGCGCTGGCGTGCGACGTGCTGCTGGCCTCGGAGAAGGCGAAGTTCGGCCTCGTCGAGCGGGTCATCGGGCTGACGCCGACCATGGGCGGAACGCAGCGGCTCGCCGGCCGCGCGGGTGTCGCGCGCGCCAAGGAGTTCGTGTTCACGGGCGCGCCGTTCGACGCCGCCACGCTCGAGCGCTGGAACGTGGTCAACCGGGTCTTCGCTCCCGACGAGCTCGACGCCGGCGTCGCGGCCTTCGCCGCCGACCTGGCCTCCGGCCCGACCCGCGCGTTCGGCGCCGCGAAGCAGATCCTGCGCGAGTTCGAGGCCTCCGGCGTCCCGGGCTCCATCGCCCGCACCACCGAGATCGCCGCCGAGCTCTTCGACACCGAGGACCTCCAGCACGGCATGGCCTCCTTCCTCGCCGACGGCCCCGGGAACGCCACGTTCGTCGGGCGGTGA